A single genomic interval of Prunus dulcis chromosome 5, ALMONDv2, whole genome shotgun sequence harbors:
- the LOC117626980 gene encoding putative exosome complex component rrp40, translating to MAEKATGSPASFVDQSVVPGDVVLDLTSMANQTIKLGGGLRQDCDAIAAMKAGTLKFSKPNKYWVETSQKRYVPCAGDSVLGIVADSKADNFLVDIKGPTIAFLPVLAFEGGTRRNIPKFEVGTLLYVRVVKANPGMNPELSCIDASGKAAEYGPLKDGYMFECSTGLSKMLLSSPRCPVLEALGKNISFETAIGLNGRVWVNAGSPSTVIVVANAIMNAESLSGVQQRIMVDKLIQNLKLST from the exons ATGGCAGAAAAAGCGACCGGTTCGCCGGCGAGCTTCGTCGACCAATCAGTA GTTCCAGGCGATGTGGTTCTTGACCTCACCAGCATGGCTAACCAGACTATCAAGCTCGGCGGTGGTCTTCGccag GATTGTGATGCAATAGCTGCGATGAAGGCTGGGACTTTGAAGTTTTCAAAGCCAAACAAATATTGGGTCGAAACCTCTCAGAAAAGG TATGTGCCTTGTGCGGGGGACTCTGTTCTTGGAATTGTGGCGGACTCTAAAGCAGAT AATTTTCTGGTGGACATCAAGGGACCTACAATTGCATTTTTGCCTGTGCTTGCTTTCGAAGGAGGAACCAGGAGAAACATACCAAAGTTTGAG GTGGGTACATTGCTTTATGTCCGGGTAGTGAAGGCAAACCCTGGCATGAATCCTGAGTTATCATGCATTGATG CCAGTGGAAAAGCAGCAGAGTATGGTCCCCTTAAGGATGGCTACATGTTTGAATGTTCAACTGGCCTTTCAAAAAT GCTGCTGAGCTCACCAAGATGTCCAGTTCTGGAGGCACTTGGGAAGAATATTTCCTTTGAAACAGCAATTGGTTTAAACGGCCGTGTTTGG GTCAATGCTGGTTCACCATCTACGGTGATCGTTGTTGCTAATGCAATTATGAACGCGGAATCTCTGAGTGGGGTGCAGCAGAGAATTATGGTGGATAAACTAATTCAGAATTTGAAGTTATCAA CATGA
- the LOC117626978 gene encoding putative pentatricopeptide repeat-containing protein At3g01580 isoform X1, translated as MAVARPLDFYSVHTYGHGLHQHNPLRPSEALQYKLRGASKPCLVSFSSKFHTFCSKVQFLQNPSRKSIFGRGLSRESSLDEVLSAGQLIKEYVEDGNCEDAITIYVKMLEFGLPVEEFRFFPCLIKAFGGFSDVGKAREIHGHVLKLGVLDDVYDVNSLLGVYWKYGAIEDAVQMFEKMCKRDLVSWNTMISGLCHSGDYMGSLRMFSRMIHDHWVLPNRVACLSALTSCSSVQSLVHGRELHGFVMKREIDTDQFLVSGLIDMYMKCGDVKNAEYVFRSIINEESIRGNPVIWNVMISGYVFNGCLSHAVEVFLEMLSIGLSPDTSTMVAVIVLCSQMLDLAFGRQMHKFCFGIQLNNDARVETALMDMYFKCGDSKSGLEIFQRSLNRNMVMWGAIISNFAQSSRPDEALNLFHNYILEYGFVDSVIILAVLRACSSLTAKTRGVEIHGLVVKLGFDSDVFVGGALVDMYAKCKDIELAQEVFYRLPARDLVSWNALISGYTQNECLDEALKAFLDMQFEKVRPNAVTIASILSVCAQLSVMMLCKEVHGYLLRKDFESNILVSNSLITTYAKCGDISRSWAIFEKMPERNEVSWNSILLGLGMHGHADETFGLFERMETAGMKPDHATFTALLSACSHAGRVEEGLKYFKRMVQDYKIEPQLEQYTCMVDLLGRAGHLSHAYDIILTMPCVPDDRIWGSLLGSCKIHGDERLAEIVADHIFELDPTSIGYRTLLANLYEDYGKWNEVTRIRSDIRGMGLKKTPGCSWIEVDSNVHIFTAGDQSHNQSEEIYTIIESLTSEIRKAGYIPQPLTVSVGLDEVSNENFISFKDDDLLYSVASRKNNQKVSTEMMIG; from the coding sequence ATGGCAGTTGCTAGACCACTAGACTTCTACTCCGTTCATACTTACGGTCATGGCCTGCACCAGCACAACCCGTTAAGACCATCCGAGGCATTACAGTACAAGCTCAGGGGTGCAAGTAAGCCTTGCCTGGTATCTTTTAGCTCCAAGTTTCATACTTTTTGTTCTAAAGTACAATTCCTGCAAAACCCATCTCGGAAATCAATTTTTGGACGCGGGCTTTCGAGGGAATCTTCCCTAGACGAAGTTTTGTCAGCTGGTCAGCTGATTAAGGAGTATGTGGAGGATGGGAATTGCGAAGATGCAATAACGATTTATGTTAAAATGCTTGAATTTGGTTTGCCTGTTGAGGAATTTCGATTCTTTCCGTGTTTGATTAAGGCCTTTGGGGGGTTTTCTGATGTAGGCAAGGCTAGGGAGATTCATGGGCATGTGTTGAAATTAGGAGTTTTAGATGATGTTTATGATGTCAATTCTCTTTTGGGTGTTTATTGGAAATACGGAGCAATTGAGGATGCAGTTCAGATGTTTGAGAAAATGTGTAAGAGGGATTTGGTTTCATGGAATACAATGATATCTGGCCTCTGTCATTCGGGAGATTACATGGGTTCGTTGAGAATGTTTAGTCGAATGATCCATGATCACTGGGTGTTGCCGAATCGGGTAGCTTGCCTTTCAGCTCTCACGTCCTGCTCTTCAGTTCAGTCTTTAGTTCATGGAAGAGAACTTCATGGGTTTGTTATGAAAAGGGAGATAGATACTGATCAGTTCTTGGTTAGTGGGCTAATTGATATGTACATGAAATGTGGGGATGTGAAGAATGCGGAATATGTTTTTAGGAGCATTATTAATGAAGAGTCGATCAGAGGGAATCCAGTCATATGGAATGTGATGATCTCGGGTTATGTCTTTAATGGGTGTTTGTCACACGCAGTGGAGGTTTTCCTAGAGATGTTGTCAATTGGGTTGTCACCAGATACTTCCACAATGGTTGCCGTTATAGTTTTGTGCTCTCAGATGTTGGATTTAGCATTCGGAAGGCAAATGCATAAATTCTGTTTTGGCATTCAATTGAACAATGATGCTAGAGTCGAAACTGCTCTCATGGACATGTATTTTAAATGCGGTGATAGCAAATCTGGTCTTGAAATCTTCCAAAGATCTCTAAATCGTAACATGGTCATGTGGGGAGCTATCATCTCAAATTTTGCTCAAAGTAGTCGTCCTGATGAGGCATTGAACCTGTTCCATAACTATATATTAGAATATGGGTTTGTCGATTCTGTCATAATCTTGGCTGTTCTACGAGCCTGTTCTTCCTTGACTGCTAAGACTAGAGGCGTGGAAATCCATGGACTAGTAGTAAAATTGGGGTTTGATTCAGATGTTTTTGTTGGTGGTGCCTTGGTTGATATGTATGCTAAATGCAAAGACATCGAGTTAGCTCAAGAAGTCTTTTATAGACTACCAGCTAGAGATTTGGTATCATGGAATGCCTTGATATCTGGATATACTCAGAATGAGTGTCTAGATGAAGCTTTAAAGGCGTTCCTTGACATGCAATTTGAAAAAGTTAGACCCAATGCTGTGACAATTGCAAGTATTCTGTCAGTTTGTGCTCAGTTGTCAGTCATGATGTTGTGCAAGGAGGTTCATGGTTACCTGTTACGGAAAGACTTTGAGTCCAATATTCTTGTGAGCAATTCTCTAATAACTACTTATGCAAAATGTGGAGACATAAGTAGATCATGGGCTATATTTGAGAAAATGcctgaaagaaatgaagtatcatggaattcaattcttttgGGGTTAGGAATGCATGGCCATGCGGATGAAACATTTGGTTTATTCGAAAGAATGGAAACAGCAGGAATGAAGCCTGACCATGCCACTTTTACAGCTCTATTGTCCGCATGCAGTCATGCAGGGAGGGTTGAAGAGGgattgaaatattttaaacGTATGGTTCAAGATTACAAAATTGAACCTCAACTTGAACAGTACACCTGCATGGTTGATCTTTTAGGCCGAGCTGGGCATCTTAGCCATGCATATGATATTATTTTGACAATGCCTTGTGTCCCAGATGATCGTATATGGGGATCATTGCTCGGATCATGCAAAATTCATGGTGATGAAAGACTGGCAGAAATTGTAGCTGATCATATCTTTGAACTTGATCCTACTAGTATCGGTTACCGTACCCTTCTTGCAAACTTGTATGAAGATTATGGGAAATGGAATGAAGTTACTAGGATTAGATCAGACATCAGAGGCATGGGACTCAAGAAGACGCCTGGCTGTAGTTGGATTGAAGTGGATAGTAATGTTCACATATTTACTGCAGGTGATCAGTCTCATAATCAGTCCGAAGAGATATATACAATAATTGAAAGTTTAACAAGTGAAATAAGGAAGGCAGGATATATTCCTCAACCATTGACTGTAAGTGTTGGGCTTGATGAGGTTagtaatgaaaattttatatcatttaaagacgacgatttgcTGTATTCAGTGGCAAGTAGAAAGAATAACCAAAAAGTTTCAACCGAAATGATGATTGGATGA
- the LOC117626978 gene encoding putative pentatricopeptide repeat-containing protein At3g01580 isoform X2 → MAVARPLDFYSVHTYGHGLHQHNPLRPSEALQYKLRGASKPCLVSFSSKFHTFCSKVQFLQNPSRKSIFGRGLSRESSLDEVLSAGQLIKEYVEDGNCEDAITIYVKMLEFGLPVEEFRFFPCLIKAFGGFSDVGKAREIHGHVLKLGVLDDVYDVNSLLGVYWKYGAIEDAVQMFEKMCKRDLVSWNTMISGLCHSGDYMGSLRMFSRMIHDHWVLPNRVACLSALTSCSSVQSLVHGRELHGFVMKREIDTDQFLVSGLIDMYMKCGDVKNAEYVFRSIINEESIRGNPVIWNVMISGYVFNGCLSHAVEVFLEMLSIGLSPDTSTMVAVIVLCSQMLDLAFGRQMHKFCFGIQLNNDARVETALMDMYFKCGDSKSGLEIFQRSLNRNMVMWGAIISNFAQSSRPDEALNLFHNYILEYGFVDSVIILAVLRACSSLTAKTRGVEIHGLVVKLGFDSDVFVGGALVDMYAKCKDIELAQEVFYRLPARDLVSWNALISGYTQNECLDEALKAFLDMQFEKVRPNAVTIASILSVCAQLSVMMLCKEVHGYLLRKDFESNILVSNSLITTYAKCGDISRSWAIFEKMPERNEVSWNSILLGLGMHGHADETFGLFERMETAGMKPDHATFTALLSACSHAGRVEEGLKYFKRMVQDYKIEPQLEQYTCMVDLLGRAGHLSHAYDIILTMPCVPDDRIWGSLLGSCKIHGDERLAEIVADHIFELDPTSIGYRTLLANLYEDYGKWNEVTRIRSDIRGMGLKKTPGCSWIEVDSNVHIFTAGDQSHNQSEEIYTIIESLTSEIRKAGYIPQPLTVSVGLDERGTDLLFGVIEED, encoded by the exons ATGGCAGTTGCTAGACCACTAGACTTCTACTCCGTTCATACTTACGGTCATGGCCTGCACCAGCACAACCCGTTAAGACCATCCGAGGCATTACAGTACAAGCTCAGGGGTGCAAGTAAGCCTTGCCTGGTATCTTTTAGCTCCAAGTTTCATACTTTTTGTTCTAAAGTACAATTCCTGCAAAACCCATCTCGGAAATCAATTTTTGGACGCGGGCTTTCGAGGGAATCTTCCCTAGACGAAGTTTTGTCAGCTGGTCAGCTGATTAAGGAGTATGTGGAGGATGGGAATTGCGAAGATGCAATAACGATTTATGTTAAAATGCTTGAATTTGGTTTGCCTGTTGAGGAATTTCGATTCTTTCCGTGTTTGATTAAGGCCTTTGGGGGGTTTTCTGATGTAGGCAAGGCTAGGGAGATTCATGGGCATGTGTTGAAATTAGGAGTTTTAGATGATGTTTATGATGTCAATTCTCTTTTGGGTGTTTATTGGAAATACGGAGCAATTGAGGATGCAGTTCAGATGTTTGAGAAAATGTGTAAGAGGGATTTGGTTTCATGGAATACAATGATATCTGGCCTCTGTCATTCGGGAGATTACATGGGTTCGTTGAGAATGTTTAGTCGAATGATCCATGATCACTGGGTGTTGCCGAATCGGGTAGCTTGCCTTTCAGCTCTCACGTCCTGCTCTTCAGTTCAGTCTTTAGTTCATGGAAGAGAACTTCATGGGTTTGTTATGAAAAGGGAGATAGATACTGATCAGTTCTTGGTTAGTGGGCTAATTGATATGTACATGAAATGTGGGGATGTGAAGAATGCGGAATATGTTTTTAGGAGCATTATTAATGAAGAGTCGATCAGAGGGAATCCAGTCATATGGAATGTGATGATCTCGGGTTATGTCTTTAATGGGTGTTTGTCACACGCAGTGGAGGTTTTCCTAGAGATGTTGTCAATTGGGTTGTCACCAGATACTTCCACAATGGTTGCCGTTATAGTTTTGTGCTCTCAGATGTTGGATTTAGCATTCGGAAGGCAAATGCATAAATTCTGTTTTGGCATTCAATTGAACAATGATGCTAGAGTCGAAACTGCTCTCATGGACATGTATTTTAAATGCGGTGATAGCAAATCTGGTCTTGAAATCTTCCAAAGATCTCTAAATCGTAACATGGTCATGTGGGGAGCTATCATCTCAAATTTTGCTCAAAGTAGTCGTCCTGATGAGGCATTGAACCTGTTCCATAACTATATATTAGAATATGGGTTTGTCGATTCTGTCATAATCTTGGCTGTTCTACGAGCCTGTTCTTCCTTGACTGCTAAGACTAGAGGCGTGGAAATCCATGGACTAGTAGTAAAATTGGGGTTTGATTCAGATGTTTTTGTTGGTGGTGCCTTGGTTGATATGTATGCTAAATGCAAAGACATCGAGTTAGCTCAAGAAGTCTTTTATAGACTACCAGCTAGAGATTTGGTATCATGGAATGCCTTGATATCTGGATATACTCAGAATGAGTGTCTAGATGAAGCTTTAAAGGCGTTCCTTGACATGCAATTTGAAAAAGTTAGACCCAATGCTGTGACAATTGCAAGTATTCTGTCAGTTTGTGCTCAGTTGTCAGTCATGATGTTGTGCAAGGAGGTTCATGGTTACCTGTTACGGAAAGACTTTGAGTCCAATATTCTTGTGAGCAATTCTCTAATAACTACTTATGCAAAATGTGGAGACATAAGTAGATCATGGGCTATATTTGAGAAAATGcctgaaagaaatgaagtatcatggaattcaattcttttgGGGTTAGGAATGCATGGCCATGCGGATGAAACATTTGGTTTATTCGAAAGAATGGAAACAGCAGGAATGAAGCCTGACCATGCCACTTTTACAGCTCTATTGTCCGCATGCAGTCATGCAGGGAGGGTTGAAGAGGgattgaaatattttaaacGTATGGTTCAAGATTACAAAATTGAACCTCAACTTGAACAGTACACCTGCATGGTTGATCTTTTAGGCCGAGCTGGGCATCTTAGCCATGCATATGATATTATTTTGACAATGCCTTGTGTCCCAGATGATCGTATATGGGGATCATTGCTCGGATCATGCAAAATTCATGGTGATGAAAGACTGGCAGAAATTGTAGCTGATCATATCTTTGAACTTGATCCTACTAGTATCGGTTACCGTACCCTTCTTGCAAACTTGTATGAAGATTATGGGAAATGGAATGAAGTTACTAGGATTAGATCAGACATCAGAGGCATGGGACTCAAGAAGACGCCTGGCTGTAGTTGGATTGAAGTGGATAGTAATGTTCACATATTTACTGCAGGTGATCAGTCTCATAATCAGTCCGAAGAGATATATACAATAATTGAAAGTTTAACAAGTGAAATAAGGAAGGCAGGATATATTCCTCAACCATTGACTGTAAGTGTTGGGCTTGATGAG AGAGGAACCGATTTACTGTTTGGAGTGATTGAGGAGGATTGA
- the LOC117626979 gene encoding protein KINESIN LIGHT CHAIN-RELATED 3: protein MPGIVEEVVYESNGNSMPNKENPALNGFPKGTMSQQSPGSTGPDRPVDGVVDTSIEQLYENVCDMQSSDQSPSRRSFRSDGEESRIDSELHHLVGGEMREVEIMEEEVLQKPAYDSRSDSSFKKEASSLDRKPVKMDKSASTKSTSSGNSKKVAHLQVDTETSSKPVLKGRSPDKPPIYGVSDKNPQKQHAGPTSVKKRRNASSGGSKLQIGTEDVAESGLNNPDLGPFLLKQARDLISSGDNPQKALELALRAAKSFELSSNGKPCLELVMCLHVTSAIYCSLGQYSEAIPVLERSIEISAIEEDQNHALAKFAGHMQLGDTYAMLGQLENSIMHYTSGLEIQRQVLGETDVRVGETCRYLAEAHVQALQFDEAQRLCQMSLDSHKENGSPASLEEAADRRLMGLICETKGDHEAALEHLVLASMAMVANGQEVEVASVDCSIGDTYLSLSRYDEATFAYQKALTVFKTTKGENHPSVGSVFIRLADLYNRTGKVRESKSYCENALRIYEKPMPGVPPEEMASGLTDVSAIYESMNDLEQAVKLLQKALKIYNDAPGQQSTIAGIEAQMGVMYYMLGNYSESYDSFKSAISKLRATGEKKTAFFGIVLNQMGLACVQRYSINEAQEFFEEARTVLEHECGRYHPDTLGVYSNLAGTYDATGRLEDAIEILEYVVEMREEKLGTANPDVDDEKRRLAELLKEAGRVRSRKARSLENLLDANSHSISNDGVKV, encoded by the exons ATGCCTGGAATTGTTGAAGAGGTTGTATATGAATCGAATGGAAATTCCATGCCTAATAAGGAAAACCCAGCTCTAAATGGCTTCCCAAAGGGTACTATGAGTCAGCAAAGTCCTGGGAGTACAGGACCTGATCGTCCAGTTGATGGGGTGGTTGACACCTCAATTGAGCAGCTTTATGAGAATGTGTGCGATATGCAGAGTTCTGATCAGTCACCCTCAAGACGTAGTTTTCGATCGGATGGTGAGGAGTCTAGGATTGATTCGGAGTTACACCATCTTGTTGGAGGAGAGATGAGAGAGGTGGAGATAATGGAAGAGGAAGTTCTACAAAAGCCAGCGTATGATTCTCGTAGTGATTCAAGTTTTAAGAAGGAAGCTTCATCCTTGGATAGAAAACCAGTAAAGATGGATAAATCTGCAAGTACAAAATCCACTTCTTCAGGGAACTCTAAGAAAGTTGCTCACTTGCAGGTGGACACTGAAACTTCGTCAAAACCAGTGTTGAAGGGAAGAAGTCCTGATAAACCTCCCATTTATGGGGTTAGTGATAAGAATCCACAAAAACAACATGCAGGACCCACTTCTGTGAAGAAACGCAGGAATGCATCTTCAGGAGGGTCAAAGTTGCAGATTGGAACTGAGGATGTGGCTGAATCAGGATTAAACAATCCGGATCTTGGGCCATTTTTGCTTAAGCAAGCTAGGGATTTGATTTCTTCAGGGGATAATCCCCAGAAGGCTCTTGAATTAGCTCTTCGAGCTGCAAAATCGTTTGAATTATCTTCAAATGGGAAACCCTGTTTAGAGCTAGTAATGTGTTTGCATGTTACATCGGCGATTTACTGTAGCTTAGGCCAGTACAGTGAGGCAATTCCTGTTCTCGAGCGCTCAATTGAGATTTCAGCTATTGAGGAAGACCAAAATCATGCCCTTGCTAAATTCGCTGGCCACATGCAGTTGGGTGATACTTATGCTATGCTGGGCCAACTTGAGAATTCAATTATGCATTACACAAGTGGATTGGAAATCCAAAGACAAGTTTTGGGAGAAACAGATGTAAGAGTGGGTGAGACTTGTCGGTATCTGGCTGAAGCTCATGTTCAAGCGCTGCAATTTGATGAGGCTCAGAGGCTTTGCCAGATGTCTCTTGACAGTCATAAAGAGAATGGTTCCCCAGCTTCTCTGGAAGAGGCAGCAGATAGGAGACTGATGGGTCTTATATGTGAAACGAAGGGAGATCATGAAGCTGCTCTTGAGCACCTTGTTTTAGCCAGCATGGCTATGGTTGCAAATGGCCAGGAAGTGGAGGTGGCTTCTGTCGATTGCAGCATTGGAGACACGTACTTATCTTTGTCTCGGTATGATGAAGCTACTTTTGCTTATCAGAAGGCACTGACTGTGTTCAAGACCACCAAAGGAGAGAACCATCCATCTGTTGGTTCAGTCTTTATCCGTCTGGCTGATTTGTATAACAGGACCGGGAAAGTTAGAGAATCAAAATCATACTGTGAGAATGCCCTTAGAATTTATGAAAAGCCCATGCCTGGAGTCCCTCCTGAGGAAATGGCAAGTGGTCTCACAGATGTTTCTGCTATATATGAATCAATGAATGACCTTGAGCAGGCAGTCAAGTTGCTACAGAAGGCGTTAAAAATATACAATGATGCCCCTGGTCAGCAAAGCACAATTGCCGGGATTGAAGCTCAAATGGGGGTCATGTACTACATGTTGGGGAATTATTCGGAGTCTTACGACTCCTTTAAAAGTGCGATTTCAAAGCTCCGTGCAACTGGAGAGAAGAAAACTGCCTTTTTCGGAATTGTTCTTAACCAAATGGGGCTTGCTTGTGTACAACGTTATTCCATAAATGAGGCTCAAGAATTCTTCGAAGAAGCCAGGACTGTCTTGGAACATGAGTGTGGGCGGTATCACCCTGATACACTTGGGGTTTATAGCAATCTTGCTGGCACTTATGATGCAACTGGCAG GTTGGAGGATGCAATTGAAATCTTGGAGTACGTTGTTgagatgagagaagaaaaacttGGGACAGCTAATCCTGATGTAGATGATGAGAAAAGAAGGTTGGCTGAGTTATTGAAAGAAGCAGGCAGAGTTCGGAGCAGAAAAGCCAGATCACTAGAGAACCTCCTTGATGCCAACTCCCACAGTATAAGCAATGATGGTGTTAAGGTATGA
- the LOC117627892 gene encoding serine/threonine/tyrosine-protein kinase HT1-like isoform X1 codes for MKNFHWFKQISNNGKPERRLSLGEYNRAVSWSKYLVSSGAEIKGEGEEEWSADMSQLYIGCKFASGRHSRIYRGVYKQRDVAIKLISQPEEDEGLAVLLEKQFTSEVALLFRLHHPNIISFVAACKKPPVFCIITEYLSGGSLRKYLHQQEPHSVPLSLVVKLALDIARGMQYLHSQSILHRDLKSENLLLGEDMSVKVADFGISCLESQCGSAKGFTGTYRWMAPEMIKEKHHTKKVDVYSFGIVLWELLTALTPFDNMTPEQAAFAVSQKNARPPLPSTCPTAFSRLISRCWSTHPDKRPHFDEIVHILESYAESLEQDPDFFSSYKPPSDHILLRCFPKWIGRHRSAS; via the exons ATGAAGAATTTTCACTGGTTTAAGCAGATTTCCAACAATGGCAAACCTGAGAGGAGGCTCTCTCTTGGAGAGTACAACAGGGCAGTGTCATGGTCAAAGTATTTGGTGTCTTCAGGGGCTGAGATTAAGGGTGAAGGGGAGGAGGAGTGGAGTGCTGACATGTCCCAATTGTACATTGGGTGTAAATTTGCTTCAGGGAGACACAGTAGGATTTACAGAGGGGTTTATAAGCAGAGGGATGTGGCAATTAAGCTCATAAGCCAGCCTGAGGAGGATGAAGGCTTGGCTGTTTTGCTTGAGAAGCAGTTCACTTCTGAGGTGGCTTTGCTCTTTCGGCTGCACCATCCAAATATCATCTCT TTTGTTGCAGCTTGTAAGAAACCTCCTGTTTTCTGCATTATCACTGAATATTTGTCCGGGGGATCGTTGAGAAAATATCTCCATCAGCAGGAGCCACATTCTGTTCCACTCAGCCTAGTTGTGAAGCTAGCCCTCGACATTGCACGTGGGATGCAATATCTCCATTCTCAAAGTATACTTCATAGGGATCTCAAGTCAGAAAATCTATTGCTAGGGGAAGATATGTCTGTGAAAGTTGCAGATTTTGGCATCTCATGCTTAGAATCACAGTGCGGCAGTGCGAAGGGATTCACGGGCACTTACCGTTGGATGGCACCTGAAATGATCAAAGAGAAACACCATACGAAGAAAGTTGATGTTTACAGTTTTGGCATAGTTCTTTGGGAGCTTTTAACAGCATTGACACCATTTGACAACATGACTCCTGAACAGGCTGCATTTGCAGTATCACAGAAG AATGCAAGACCCCCTTTGCCATCCACATGCCCGACGGCATTCAGTCGTCTCATCAGCAGATGCTGGTCAACTCATCCAGACAAGCGACCTCATTTCGATGAGATAGTTCACATATTGGAAAGTTATGCAGAGTCCCTTGAGCAAGACCCAGATTTTTTCTCATCTTACAAGCCTCCTTCGGATCACATCCTTTTGCGATGCTTTCCAAAATGGATCGGTCGCCATAGATCCGCTTCTTGA
- the LOC117627892 gene encoding serine/threonine/tyrosine-protein kinase HT1-like isoform X2 translates to MKNFHWFKQISNNGKPERRLSLGEYNRAVSWSKYLVSSGAEIKGEGEEEWSADMSQLYIGCKFASGRHSRIYRGVYKQRDVAIKLISQPEEDEGLAVLLEKQFTSEVALLFRLHHPNIISFVAACKKPPVFCIITEYLSGGSLRKYLHQQEPHSVPLSLVVKLALDIARGMQYLHSQSILHRDLKSENLLLGEDMSVKVADFGISCLESQCGSAKGFTGTYRWMAPEMIKEKHHTKKVDVYSFGIVLWELLTALTPFDNMTPEQAAFAVSQKFLPSTSCTCL, encoded by the exons ATGAAGAATTTTCACTGGTTTAAGCAGATTTCCAACAATGGCAAACCTGAGAGGAGGCTCTCTCTTGGAGAGTACAACAGGGCAGTGTCATGGTCAAAGTATTTGGTGTCTTCAGGGGCTGAGATTAAGGGTGAAGGGGAGGAGGAGTGGAGTGCTGACATGTCCCAATTGTACATTGGGTGTAAATTTGCTTCAGGGAGACACAGTAGGATTTACAGAGGGGTTTATAAGCAGAGGGATGTGGCAATTAAGCTCATAAGCCAGCCTGAGGAGGATGAAGGCTTGGCTGTTTTGCTTGAGAAGCAGTTCACTTCTGAGGTGGCTTTGCTCTTTCGGCTGCACCATCCAAATATCATCTCT TTTGTTGCAGCTTGTAAGAAACCTCCTGTTTTCTGCATTATCACTGAATATTTGTCCGGGGGATCGTTGAGAAAATATCTCCATCAGCAGGAGCCACATTCTGTTCCACTCAGCCTAGTTGTGAAGCTAGCCCTCGACATTGCACGTGGGATGCAATATCTCCATTCTCAAAGTATACTTCATAGGGATCTCAAGTCAGAAAATCTATTGCTAGGGGAAGATATGTCTGTGAAAGTTGCAGATTTTGGCATCTCATGCTTAGAATCACAGTGCGGCAGTGCGAAGGGATTCACGGGCACTTACCGTTGGATGGCACCTGAAATGATCAAAGAGAAACACCATACGAAGAAAGTTGATGTTTACAGTTTTGGCATAGTTCTTTGGGAGCTTTTAACAGCATTGACACCATTTGACAACATGACTCCTGAACAGGCTGCATTTGCAGTATCACAGAAG TTTTTGCCGTCAACGTCTTGCACCTGTTTATGA
- the LOC117629332 gene encoding CASP-like protein 4A3 — MEPQSQPQQQNQNQKSKPNMNKSYSMNSDDSPLRFHSPIRSDAGDPPETPPYESPENSPERRVDNSKAIMAVDKFTQYSPLRPQKPPENAKAPSPVVVYNRSMREDMAPSVSKVGPVVGANGGENVVNGVIGGGRSRGITSTRPKRGDMVKTAALGFRVSEVVLCLISFSVMAADKTQGWSGDSFDRYKEYRYCLAVNVIAFAYAAFQAYNLSYHLVTQKYVIRHHLRRHFDFFMDQVLAYLLISASSSAATRVDDWQSNWGKDEFTEMATASVSMAFLAFVAFALSSLISGYNLCTHDSA; from the exons ATGGAACCCCAATCCCAACcccaacaacaaaaccagAACCAGAAATCCAAGCCAAACATGAACAAGTCTTATTCGATGAACTCGGACGACTCGCCGCTCCGCTTCCACTCCCCGATCCGATCCGACGCCGGCGACCCGCCCGAAACTCCGCCCTACGAGTCTCCCGAGAACTCGCCAGAGAGGCGGGTGGACAACTCCAAGGCGATCATGGCCGTCGACAAGTTCACCCAGTACTCGCCGCTCCGGCCTCAGAAACCGCCGGAGAATGCTAAGGCACCGTCTCCTGTGGTGGTGTACAACCGGTCGATGAGGGAGGACATGGCGCCGTCGGTGTCGAAGGTGGGGCCTGTCGTTGGAGCCAACGGCGGCGAAAACGTCGTCAACGGCGTCATTGGAGGTGGGAGATCGAGGGGGATAACTTCGACCCGGCCGAAGAGAGGAGATATGGTGAAGACGGCGGCGCTGGGGTTTAGAGTGAGCGAGGTGGTGCTGTGCTTGATTTCGTTCTCGGTTATGGCTGCTGATAAAACTCAGGGGTGGAGCGGCGACTCCTTCGATCGCTACAAGGAATACAG GTATTGCTTAGCTGTGAATGTTATTGCATTTGCATATGCTGCCTTTCAGGCTTATAATCTATCCTACCATCTAGTCACGCAGAAATATGTGATCCGCCACCATCTTCGTCGCCACTTCGATTTCTTCATGGATCAG GTACTGGCATATCTTCTGATTTCAGCATCATCATCTGCAGCCACTCGGGTTGATGACTGGCAATCAAATTGGGGTAAAGACGAGTTCACGGAGATGGCCACTGCTTCGGTCAGCATGGCCTTCCTGGCTTTTGTTGCCTTTGCACTTAGCTCCCTCATCTctggttacaatctctgtaccCATGACTCTGCATGA